The following nucleotide sequence is from Cydia pomonella isolate Wapato2018A chromosome 6, ilCydPomo1, whole genome shotgun sequence.
ttgtttttttttttatctttattgcacataagaaagcacactgtacaaaaggcgaattTAATGCTATagggcattctctaccagtcaacctttaggcacagcagataagttgtaggctaATTTTAATTGTAGGATAATTTTTCATGTTATCTAAAGAATGAAAAGGTTTGTGCAGTTTATTTTGACCACATTGTGGATACAGATACCTGCATttgttatttgtatataattaattagaatacctgACAGCAGTAAGATGTGTTCGTGTATGTTCACTATCAGCCAATTCGGGAATCAAACTTAGATGTGAAATCTGAACTGCTGCCCATCCAATTTGAAATATCATAATAAATGCGGCAAAATAAAACATCTGTGCCCACTTGTGAGCCATGGTGCACCCAAGACATTCAGAAAATATAAATGGAAATGATCCCAATACACATGCTGTCCCTGTAAACAGAAACTTCTATAAGAttatatgttaaaataattaaattcgtAAGCAAGATTAATTTGATAAGAAATGTCCACCCACCAAATAAATGCCAGAGTTTCCTTCTGCCATATCTAATGCTAAAAGTGTTGTCTGTGCGGTCAGAACAGTATCCAACGAATGGAGTAGACACCGCATCTACTACTTGTCCTATTAACATTAACTTTCCCGCCTGTGACGGACTAAATTCTAGTActaaatgaaaaaatactaaaaagtatgtGAACCACAAACTAGCGCACACATCGTTTAACACATGCCCGATGCCGTAACCGATTTGCAAGCGAAGACTCGTTGATATATCTAGGAATTCGTTATCCATTTTCTATAAATGGAAacctgaaaaaaaattttttttgttaaatatatttactgtTAAAATTATAAGCGCCGATAAAAAACTACATACCAAAATACAGAGGCATTAAGCGGTTCACTGAGCACCTGTAAAATTTACCTATTTgtattacaaattaataaataataatgcgaACGACGCCTATTTTTCGACTATTTTCAGTCCTCACATATTTGTTGTCGACTTGTCGTATCACGTAATTTTGTCATATTGACATGATATCTGATGTCGGTTCAGAAATAGAAACTATTTAGGACTCAATAAAACGTTTTAAACAGAAGAAAGATGCTCTGAAACATACTCACCTTGCAACAAATCGCATCCGATTTTAGATACGAGTTCAAATAATTATCCGTTAACGCCGCaatgtgttaaaataataagcaaTTTGTTGCACTGTCTGTGGAATCCTTTAGTTGACAGATGAACGTGATACATGACATTGAATTGacggtttaatttatttagaaagaaAGAAACGGCGCCGATAAATACGTTTTGTCATAGAATTTAGGATTGGTTGATAAGGAAAAATTATACCAGGGTTATgggaaatacttaaataatctaGTTAATATTATAGTAATGAAAATGTCTCAAGCAAgacttttgttttatataacCTTTGTAGCAGCAGCTACACCAGTATTTGGAGACGACTTTAAAGAAGAATTATTCATTAAACCCCTGTTACCGACACACCTTTACACGTATTTCCAATTCATAACTCAAATTAAGGATGAATCTTCATGTAAGTATAAAGATCTtccatttttccactttggataATGTATAACGGACGATAGACgataattattaaatgttttttttttagttgaacATTCCCATTTATCACCACGATCCCTGGGTGAGATAATATCACGTTTTCATGTGGAAGAGTTGCACCTTACACTGACAGAAGGCCAATGGAGGCACAACCAGTGGGGTTATCCGGTCCAGGATGCCGCTCCCGGCGCCGAACTATATGCCTGGTTCTCCCATGATGTTGTTGACATTGATAAACAGTGGCGGGAGTTGAGCTCAACCCTCGCAGGTCTCTTCTGTGCATCTTTGAACTTTATACAAAACTGCAACACTGTCACACCACAAATGGTCCTATGGCCATCTGGTGCATTTAAAACTAACCAAAACATCACCTCACAACTGCGATATGCATCTTTACCTAGAGAAATAGTATGTACAGAAAATTTGACTCCATGGAAGAAGCTGTTGCCCTGTGAGTCAAGCCGTGGATTTGCATCCTTACTTAATTCTAGGATGATCCACAACACCAATTATCATTCTATTGGAGTGCACTTCAGGAAAATGTGCTCAACAAAAGACTGTACACAAACCCACTTAGAAATTAAACAGACAGTTGCTCTTGTGTATgactataatataattaaaagcaGTGATTGGTCATTCCGTAAACTGTTTGGACAGGGCTTACCTGGAGCTTGTCCATTATCTACAAAAAGCACAATATATGTGGATGTATCTTCAAATGACACACAGCCTTTCCAGTTGCTGTCCCCACCACACAAAATGGAATTATCCCAGCGAGGTGGCAGTGAGGTGAAGCTTGCAGTTTATGATGTAGAGCCCAATGGTCAGATGATTAACATTGGTGTCAAACATAATTCCAATAGCAAATTAGTTGTCCCGGTTCCACCTCCTTTAACTTTTACCCGTTATGTACTTGGATATGGAAAAGAATTTGGTGGCATTGTGACAGAGTTAACCAACAACTATTGGTCTCCGATAAACATAGTATTATTAGAAAATGCTCCATGGTGGCTGCCCATACAGCTGAGTACACTAAGAATTAATGGGGAAGCTGAAAGCAAGCTAGTCAAGTCACAATATTACTCTCCAGGCCGAAGCAGGCAGAAGCCGTACCATCTTGAACTATTGCTGACACTCCCTCCTAGATCAACTACAACTATCACCATTGATTTTGAGTTTGTCTTCCTCAAATGGCAAGAATACCCTCCTGATGCAAACCATGGATTCTATATTGGATCTGCTCTTGTATCTGCTAATCTGCCAACTGCTAAGAATTATACCAGTCTGCCCATCACTGGAAGCACATTTGACTCTATCATTAATG
It contains:
- the LOC133518901 gene encoding GPI transamidase component PIG-T; translation: MKMSQARLLFYITFVAAATPVFGDDFKEELFIKPLLPTHLYTYFQFITQIKDESSFEHSHLSPRSLGEIISRFHVEELHLTLTEGQWRHNQWGYPVQDAAPGAELYAWFSHDVVDIDKQWRELSSTLAGLFCASLNFIQNCNTVTPQMVLWPSGAFKTNQNITSQLRYASLPREIVCTENLTPWKKLLPCESSRGFASLLNSRMIHNTNYHSIGVHFRKMCSTKDCTQTHLEIKQTVALVYDYNIIKSSDWSFRKLFGQGLPGACPLSTKSTIYVDVSSNDTQPFQLLSPPHKMELSQRGGSEVKLAVYDVEPNGQMINIGVKHNSNSKLVVPVPPPLTFTRYVLGYGKEFGGIVTELTNNYWSPINIVLLENAPWWLPIQLSTLRINGEAESKLVKSQYYSPGRSRQKPYHLELLLTLPPRSTTTITIDFEFVFLKWQEYPPDANHGFYIGSALVSANLPTAKNYTSLPITGSTFDSIINASQSWYPIVFRTNGAMVSLPTPDFSMPYNVICLACTVVALAFGPLHNISTKELVLKPVGTPMSLAQKVMSLFKKKKE